From the genome of Sulfuricurvum sp. IAE1:
CCGATTCGATTCTGTTGATAATATCGGCTTGCTCGAATGCCTGCATTGTCCGGTAAAAAGTGCTTTTATCGATGGCGGGATCGAGAGAGGCGTATTCTTCAAAACTGATCGGATGGTGCTGCTGAGCAAAGATGGCAAGAATTCTTTTGCGGGGCGAGGTGAGCCTAAAGCCCTTCAGGGCAATTTTTTCATCAAGGG
Proteins encoded in this window:
- a CDS encoding Fur family transcriptional regulator, producing the protein MTLDEKIALKGFRLTSPRKRILAIFAQQHHPISFEEYASLDPAIDKSTFYRTMQAFEQADIINRIESDEGKRYFELSGIFHPHFICQNCHMIECLRPQNVSMPEGYTIDAVIYKGVCPSCSVS